The following proteins are co-located in the Hemicordylus capensis ecotype Gifberg chromosome 11, rHemCap1.1.pri, whole genome shotgun sequence genome:
- the LOC128335702 gene encoding protein FAM162A-like yields MYKWPLQQTSCTMLARLLGCRPRGSWPLAAGRSVGVLQKIHCTAEPQKLTLASSAKAEVSLNTSRLASQRAFSGHQAFRNERRPTEFDKKVLLWSGRFQKKEDIPLLLSVEVLKAAQNRLRIRICYLMIALTVLGCVAMVISGKMAAKRENTLLKMNTEKKAKWRAEGQKERETVAGKME; encoded by the exons ATGTACAAGTGGCCACTACAGCAGACCAGCTGCACCATGCTTGCAAGGTTGCTTGGATGCAGGCCACGTGGATCATGGCCTCTTGCTGCTGGGCGGAGTGTGGGAGTTCTCCAGAAGATCCACTGCACTGCCGAGCCTCAGAAATTAACCCTGGCATCTTCCGCCAAAGCAGAAGTGTCATTGAATACAAGCCGGCTTGCTTCTCAGAGAGCTTTCTCAG GGCACCAGGCATTCAGAAACGAGAGAAGGCCGACGGAGTTTGATAAAAAGGTCTTGTTGTGGTCAGGACGTTTTCAAAAAAAGGAAGACATTCCGCTGCTCTTGTC AGTGGAGGTGCTGAAGGCCGCTCAGAACCGGCTGCGGATCCGAATTTGCTACCTCATGATCGCTCTGACTGTTCTGGGATGTGTGGCCATGGTCATCTCTGGGAAAATG GCTGCCAAACGAGAGAACACTTTGTTGAAGATGAATACGGAGAAGAAGGCGAAATGGAGAGCCGAGGGACAGAAGGAACGAGAAACAGTGGCTGGGAAAATGGAGTGA